TGTATTCAAGCAATGTCAAATTTTGGTCAAATATTATTTACATTAAGACTGTACTATACTTTCCTACAACATTTCCTACGCAATACTAACAGATTTTGACTAACCCTTCAAAATGACAAGTATTTTTACCAGTTTTTTATTTGATAGATTACTTTCTGCTTGAATGACATTGACTTGTATTGCCGCTCTTCGTCTGTTTCCTCATCCAGATCGTGGAATTCTTGAGCCCCAGTAGTAAGGTCCATCTCCCGAATTTTGACCGCCTTGGTTTTTCGGATCACTACATAGATTCGTCAAACATTATCGTCACCTATCCTCCAGCACTTACGCTTGAAACCAATATAAGCAATGACATAGATCGGGATACCGATGTAATTGGTGATGAATAACTTGTAGTCCCAAGGCATAAATGCCTCAAAGCCCTTGAACAAGGAAATGAAACAAATGAGAAATAAGGAGCAGTAGGTGAAGTATGGCTGGAAGGGAGATTTGTATGGAAGAGTGTCTCGTGAGATGCCTTGAGCTTTCATTCCTCGCATGAAGGCAAcgtgggaagagaggatagAGGTCTAAAATACGTCAATCTCGCATCTTTCCATGTTATCTAGCCTCTCTTACCCAAGTAAGTCCACCAAAGGTCGTGACAGAGTTGACAAAGTAATTGAATACAGAAAGCGCATCGCTGTTAGCAACAAGGTACGCCAAACCCATGAACATGGAAGTAAACATGAAGGCTGCCCAGGGGACACCTCGGCTATTACACTTGGTGAAAACGCGGGGCATACTTCCGTCCTTGGCCATGCCGTAAAGCGTTCGTGAAGCAATGTACTGATCAGAAATGGCGCCGGAAATGGTGAAAATCAAGATGCTGTGACTGGACGTGGGTAACATTCCGAAACGATTAGCAGGAAAACTCACCAACCGTTTATGATAGTGGGCAGAACTTTGATACCCGCAGACTCAATAGCGACAACGAAAGGAGAAGCGCTAGCACCACCTGAGGTACCCTTCTTGGCGGCTTGGGCGAGCaaaggcgaggaagaatcaACCACCATACCGATTAAGAGTGAGGACAAGAcatagaagaagacgataCGGAAAAAAGTTTTACGAATAGCAGAAGGGATAGTTTTTCGTGGGTTCTACGCGTGCAGTCAGCTTCCATTTCGCAAGAACAAATTTGGGAAATTGTTTACCTTTGCCTCACCAATAGTGATACCAATCAATTCAGTGCCTATGTACGCGAAAAGTGCCAACACCAAAGCATTCACAAATCCCAGAAACTTCCCCAAATCACCTGTCGTCTTGTACGCTTTAAATGCCCTCCCATGCTCCCAATACCTAAATCCAAGCCTTTCTTGTCCTGGCACTCCTCCAAGATCAATTAGGAGTGCCAACAAGATCAAGCCAATGAGCGTGATGATCTTGGTGAAGGATAACCAAAACTCAATCTCGCCAAACCATTTGACACCGAGAATGTTGACGACAATGACCAATGCGATAAAAATAGCTACCCAGGCGGCGCTGTTGATGGAGTCGTTCCAATAACGGATGACAAGGCAACCAGCGACAATCTCGCTAGGGGAAGTGATAAGATACTGGAAGTTCCCTAGTCAGTTGCTACAATCCGCGTAATTCGAACGCGATCAACAAACTTTACAAAGGTAGACAAGGGCAGTACAGAAGCCGAAAGCGGGATCGACACACCGAGTGGCATGACCAGCAAAACCCTTTTTAGATGGATACTTTGTTGACATTTCACCCAGGGCCATCTAGCAACGAATCAGCAATGTAAGTCGGGAGATAGGACTCAGGACGCTCAAAACGCACCATCACGCCACAGCAGACTGTACCCATGACCACATAAGACATAAATAAGCTGGCTGGACCTGACCTGGCAAGACCAGTGCCAGTTCCAATAACCAAACCCGTACCTACCCTTTGGTCAgccacctcttctctcggGCATGACTTCCGTCGATCACTTACCAATAGCACCCCCGAGGGCAATCATTGACAGTTGTCGAGATGATAAGGCCCTATGagtctcctcctctct
The nucleotide sequence above comes from Cryptococcus neoformans var. grubii H99 chromosome 1, complete sequence. Encoded proteins:
- a CDS encoding amino acid transporter, which encodes MSIERADYSLPCEKSSAEKDSGPHVYEGEAIVYPNDGSENVIPREEETHRALSSRQLSMIALGGAIGTGLVIGTGTGLARSGPASLFMSYVVMGTVCCGVMMALGEMSTKYPSKKGFAGHATRCVDPAFGFCTALVYLCKYLITSPSEIVAGCLVIRYWNDSINSAAWVAIFIALVIVVNILGVKWFGEIEFWLSFTKIITLIGLILLALLIDLGGVPGQERLGFRYWEHGRAFKAYKTTGDLGKFLGFVNALVLALFAYIGTELIGITIGEAKNPRKTIPSAIRKTFFRIVFFYVLSSLLIGMVVDSSSPLLAQAAKKGTSGGASASPFVVAIESAGIKVLPTIINGCILIFTISGAISDQYIASRTLYGMAKDGSMPRVFTKCNSRGVPWAAFMFTSMFMGLAYLVANSDALSVFNYFVNSVTTFGGLTWTSILSSHVAFMRGMKAQGISRDTLPYKSPFQPYFTYCSLFLICFISLFKGFEAFMPWDYKLFITNYIGIPIYVIAYIGFKLIRKTKAVKIREMDLTTGAQEFHDLDEETDEERQYKSMSFKQKVIYQIKNW
- a CDS encoding amino acid transporter, variant, with the translated sequence MKTRQSSFSIPIYYRFLFATPTINKDMSIERADYSLPCEKSSAEKDSGPHVYEGEAIVYPNDGSENVIPREEETHRALSSRQLSMIALGGAIGTGLVIGTGTGLARSGPASLFMSYVVMGTVCCGVMMALGEMSTKYPSKKGFAGHATRCVDPAFGFCTALVYLCKYLITSPSEIVAGCLVIRYWNDSINSAAWVAIFIALVIVVNILGVKWFGEIEFWLSFTKIITLIGLILLALLIDLGGVPGQERLGFRYWEHGRAFKAYKTTGDLGKFLGFVNALVLALFAYIGTELIGITIGEAKNPRKTIPSAIRKTFFRIVFFYVLSSLLIGMVVDSSSPLLAQAAKKGTSGGASASPFVVAIESAGIKVLPTIINGCILIFTISGAISDQYIASRTLYGMAKDGSMPRVFTKCNSRGVPWAAFMFTSMFMGLAYLVANSDALSVFNYFVNSVTTFGGLTWTSILSSHVAFMRGMKAQGISRDTLPYKSPFQPYFTYCSLFLICFISLFKGFEAFMPWDYKLFITNYIGIPIYVIAYIGFKRKCWRIGDDNV